One genomic segment of Pseudomonas fortuita includes these proteins:
- a CDS encoding formate/nitrite transporter family protein — protein sequence MSDAQNEKTPGLSADEEQEVSHNQPPRAAVLHEIIRYQGDQELERTLAALWWSALAAGLSMGLSMMAMGLFYARLPDGDSAQVIASIGYSAGFLAVILARQQLFTENTLTAVLPVMTSPTLANFGRLLRLWGVVLLGNLAGTLLVAWVMLELPIFDSKTDVAFLEIGRKVMKNDISQMFAKGIVSGWMIATMVWMIPSMEHAKIWIILLITYLMALGDFTHIVVGSVEVSYLVWAGDETWRSFLLQFALPTLAGNIIGGSLIFGLISHAQVRSDSGKPPSQLLKDHEARPARSRDDKH from the coding sequence ATGAGCGATGCGCAAAACGAGAAAACCCCGGGCTTGTCTGCAGATGAAGAGCAGGAAGTCAGCCACAACCAGCCGCCGCGGGCGGCAGTGCTGCACGAGATCATCCGCTACCAGGGCGACCAGGAGCTGGAGCGTACGCTCGCCGCGCTGTGGTGGTCGGCGCTGGCCGCCGGCTTGTCCATGGGGCTGTCGATGATGGCCATGGGGCTGTTTTACGCCCGCCTGCCGGACGGTGACAGTGCGCAGGTGATTGCCAGCATCGGCTACAGCGCCGGTTTTCTCGCTGTTATCCTGGCACGCCAGCAACTGTTTACCGAAAACACCCTCACCGCCGTGCTGCCAGTGATGACGTCCCCGACCCTGGCCAACTTCGGCCGCCTGTTGCGCCTGTGGGGCGTGGTGTTGCTCGGCAACCTGGCCGGTACCCTGCTGGTTGCCTGGGTGATGCTGGAGCTGCCGATCTTTGACAGCAAGACGGATGTGGCCTTCCTCGAGATCGGCCGCAAGGTCATGAAGAACGACATCAGCCAGATGTTTGCCAAAGGCATCGTCTCGGGCTGGATGATCGCCACCATGGTCTGGATGATTCCATCCATGGAGCACGCCAAGATCTGGATCATCCTGCTGATCACCTACCTGATGGCCCTTGGCGACTTCACCCATATAGTAGTGGGTTCAGTCGAGGTGTCTTATCTGGTCTGGGCCGGCGACGAGACCTGGCGCAGTTTCTTGCTGCAATTCGCCTTGCCTACCCTGGCCGGCAATATTATTGGTGGCAGCTTGATCTTCGGCCTGATCAGCCATGCTCAGGTACGCAGTGACAGCGGCAAGCCGCCCTCGCAATTATTGAAAGACCACGAAGCCAGGCCAGCGCGCAGCAGGGACGACAAGCATTGA